Proteins from a genomic interval of Helicoverpa armigera isolate CAAS_96S chromosome 9, ASM3070526v1, whole genome shotgun sequence:
- the LOC110372709 gene encoding uncharacterized protein LOC110372709 isoform X1 yields the protein MFKTLFFVATAVVVASAAAVDQEVTRAIVRLDGDGVTGAITFTKQEDGNVRITGTVSGMAPGLYGFHVHETGDITKGCGSTGGHFNPNGNDHGHPHDENRHVGDLGNIEFDGSRTANVDFVDHQIKLSGRHNILGRGLVLHAGTDDFGRTDHPDSKKTGNAGARAACGVIGILNESAMKTSAASSATSNIFIALSMYSLIAVLLN from the exons ATGTTCAAGACTTTGTTTTTCGTGGCCACGGCCGTCGTTGTGGCGTCAGCTGCCGCTGTTGACCAG GAGGTGACTCGCGCCATCGTCCGTCTTGACGGCGACGGCGTCACCGGCGCCATCACGTTCACGAAGCAAGAAGACGGCAACGTGCGGATTACCGGCACCGTGTCCGGCATGGCTCCCGGCCTGTACGGCTTCCACGTCCACGAGACCGGAGACATCACCAAGGGCTGCGGGTCTACTGGCGGACATTTCAACCCTAATGGC AATGACCACGGCCATCCTCATGACGAGAACCGTCACGTAGGAGATCTTGGTAACATTGAGTTTGACGGATCCAGGACTGCCAATGTAGACTTTGTGGACCACCAGATCAAGTTGAGCGGCCGTCACAACATCCTCGGCAGGGGTCTGGTCCTGCACGCAGGCACTGATGACTTTGGCAGGACTGATCACCCTGACTCCAAGAAGACTGGAAACGCCGGAGCCCGTGCTGCCTGCGGAGTTATTGGAATCCT GAACGAATCTGCCATGAAGACCAGTGCAGCGTCTTCAGCTACCAGCAACATATTTATAGCTTTATCAATGTATTCATTAATTGcagtacttttaaattaa
- the LOC110372709 gene encoding uncharacterized protein LOC110372709 isoform X2 — translation MFKTLFFVATAVVVASAAAVDQEVTRAIVRLDGDGVTGAITFTKQEDGNVRITGTVSGMAPGLYGFHVHETGDITKGCGSTGGHFNPNGNDHGHPHDENRHVGDLGNIEFDGSRTANVDFVDHQIKLSGRHNILGRGLVLHAGTDDFGRTDHPDSKKTGNAGARAACGVIGIL, via the exons ATGTTCAAGACTTTGTTTTTCGTGGCCACGGCCGTCGTTGTGGCGTCAGCTGCCGCTGTTGACCAG GAGGTGACTCGCGCCATCGTCCGTCTTGACGGCGACGGCGTCACCGGCGCCATCACGTTCACGAAGCAAGAAGACGGCAACGTGCGGATTACCGGCACCGTGTCCGGCATGGCTCCCGGCCTGTACGGCTTCCACGTCCACGAGACCGGAGACATCACCAAGGGCTGCGGGTCTACTGGCGGACATTTCAACCCTAATGGC AATGACCACGGCCATCCTCATGACGAGAACCGTCACGTAGGAGATCTTGGTAACATTGAGTTTGACGGATCCAGGACTGCCAATGTAGACTTTGTGGACCACCAGATCAAGTTGAGCGGCCGTCACAACATCCTCGGCAGGGGTCTGGTCCTGCACGCAGGCACTGATGACTTTGGCAGGACTGATCACCCTGACTCCAAGAAGACTGGAAACGCCGGAGCCCGTGCTGCCTGCGGAGTTATTGGAATCCTGTAG